One region of Ornithorhynchus anatinus isolate Pmale09 chromosome X5, mOrnAna1.pri.v4, whole genome shotgun sequence genomic DNA includes:
- the LOC114808143 gene encoding 40S ribosomal protein S3a: MAVGKNKRLTKGGKKGAKKKVVDPFSKKDWYDVKAPAMFNIRNIGKTLVTRTQGTKIASDGLKGRVFEVSLADLQNDEVAFRKFKLITEDVQGKNCLTNFHGMDLTRDKMCSMVKKWQTMIEAHVDIKTTDGYLLRLFCVGFTKKRNNQIRKTSYAQHQQVRQIRKKMTEIMTREVQTNDLKEVVNKLIPDSIGKDIEKACQSIYPLHDVFVRKVKMLKKPKFELGKLMELHGEGSGSSKPSGDETGAKVERADGYEPPVQESV, encoded by the exons ATGGCCGTGGGGAAGAACAAGCGCCTGACTAAAGGCGGCAAGAAGGGGGCCAAAAAGAAGGT GGTGGATCCCTTCTCCAAGAAGGACTGGTACGATGTCAAGGCCCCGGCCATGTTCAACATCCGCAACATCGGCAAGACCCTGGTCACCAGGACGCAGGGAACCA AGATCGCGTCCGACGGCCTCAAGGGCCGGGTGTTCGAGGTGAGTCTGGCCGACCTGCAGAACGACGAGGTGGCCTTCCGCAAGTTCAAGCTCATCACCGAGGACGTCCAGGGCAAGAACTGCCTGACCAACTTCCACGGGATGGACCTGACCCGCGACAAGATGTGCTCCATGGTCAAGAAGTGGCAG ACGATGATCGAGGCCCACGTGGACATCAAGACGACGGACGGCTACCTGCTGCGCCTCTTCTGCGTGGGCTTCACCAAGAAGCGCAACAACCAGATCCGCAAGACGTCGTACGCCCAGCACCAGCAGGTGCGCCAGATCCGCAAGAAGATGACGGAGATCATGACCCGCGAGGTGCAGACCAACGACCTCAAGGAAGTCGTCAACAAGTT GATCCCGGACAGCATCGGCAAAGACATCGAGAAGGCCTGCCAGTCCATCTACCCCCTCCACGACGTCTTCGTGCGCAAAGTCAAGATGTTGAAGAAGCCCAAATTCGAGC TGGGGAAGCTCATGGAGCTGCACGGAGAAGGCAGCGGATCCAGCAAACCGTCCGGGGACGAGACGGGAGCCAAGGTGGAGCGCGCCGACGGCTACGAGCCGCCCGTCCAGGAGTCCGTCTGA